The genomic DNA AGGATGTGGGTGCAATCGGCTTCAAGGTTGTCGAAAGCATCGTATTCTTCATCATCAGGTGTACCCTGTTCATCGATGAAGACTTCTTTGCGGATGGCGAATGCTTCTTTCAATTCGTCTTCTGTTACGATTCTCTTGATGTTCACTGGCTTCAGTCCTTTCAGAGCTAATGATTAAGAGTATAGCGGAATAGCGTAGGCTTGTATACTCAGAAAGGATTCGTCGCCCACTGAAGGGATTGCTTGATGAAGATGCGGCGGTCCAGCTTGAGAAGCGATACCATGTGCTCGGCCAGATCTTCGGGCTGCATGTACTTACTCGTGTCGGTTTCTTCGAGCTTATCACCAAACGTAAGGTCTGTGGCTACTAAACTCGGATTCAAGGTCATGACGCGGATATTATGCGGCCGCACTTCCTGCATGAGAGATTCAGAGAATCCCTGAAGGGCGAACTTCGAACCGCAGTAAGCAGAGCTTTTCGCTGTTCCTTTCAGTCCGCTGCTGGATGAGATCATGATGATGTCCCCGCCGTTTTTCTCGATAAGCTGAGGAAGGACGGTGCGGGTCACGTGGTAGGTGCCGAATACATTGACCTCGAAGGCACGCTTCCACTCCGCCGGTTCGAGTTCAAGGAACTTTCCGTATACACCGATTCCCGCATTGTTGATCAGGATGTCCGCATCACCGAGTTCGGATTGAAGCGAAGAAACAGCTGCTTCGACGCTCGAGAGGTCTGCGATATCAACAGATGCCGTAACGGCCTTTACCCCATAGGTTCTGGCTTCTTCGGCCGTTTCCTCCAGGGCGGACTCCGTTCGTGCCATGAGGCCGAGATGGACGCCGGCTTTAGCAAGCTCAAGTGCGGTTGCTTTACCGATGCCGCGGCCGGCACCGGTAATATACGCGATCTTTCCTTCGATAGATTGTGCCATGCATGATTCCCCTTTCAATAGGTTCTTATGGACAGTGTACGGGGTCCGGGAGGGGCTTGCAAGGAATCACCATTGAAATGGAAGCGTAGGAGACAGACTCAGGGAATCTCCACACCAAGGTATGACGTTCTCTGTTTCGATACGCAGCATGTTGAAGATTAAAAAGGAGGAGTGGTTGAATGGCGTATTCGAGTGTGACCATTCAAATGAGGATAAAGGATTTTTCGGAAGGTCTTGCATGGTATGAAATACTGTTCAATCGTAAACCGGACTTCGTTCCTCATGAAGGATTTGCCGAATGGGAATTGGTCCCGGGTTCCTGGTTCCAGCTGGCAGAAGGAGAGCCTGGAGGAGGTCCGATGCGAATGGGGGTGAGGTCTATTGAGAAGGAGCGCGGGCGGCTGATGACTGAACTTGATCTGGAGATTGAACCGATACAGCGAAGAGACGGTGTGCCGGCATCTTGGTGTACATTTGAAGATCCTGAAGGAAACAAGATCGGCCTGTTTGAGGATCATCAGGATCAGCACCCGGTCATTCAAGTTGTAGAGGACTATTTTGTGGAGTGGTCAAAAGGATATGTATCGAAAAGAAGTGAAGGAATCCGGGCATT from Rossellomorea marisflavi includes the following:
- a CDS encoding 3-ketoacyl-ACP reductase, encoding MAQSIEGKIAYITGAGRGIGKATALELAKAGVHLGLMARTESALEETAEEARTYGVKAVTASVDIADLSSVEAAVSSLQSELGDADILINNAGIGVYGKFLELEPAEWKRAFEVNVFGTYHVTRTVLPQLIEKNGGDIIMISSSSGLKGTAKSSAYCGSKFALQGFSESLMQEVRPHNIRVMTLNPSLVATDLTFGDKLEETDTSKYMQPEDLAEHMVSLLKLDRRIFIKQSLQWATNPF
- a CDS encoding nuclear transport factor 2 family protein encodes the protein MAYSSVTIQMRIKDFSEGLAWYEILFNRKPDFVPHEGFAEWELVPGSWFQLAEGEPGGGPMRMGVRSIEKERGRLMTELDLEIEPIQRRDGVPASWCTFEDPEGNKIGLFEDHQDQHPVIQVVEDYFVEWSKGYVSKRSEGIRAFFSKSFTGYWAKAGLESIEPYGHDYGLDDVLRQIDRGEKQFHLTSLVERGGGEVLLTGRETNMIQGKAYSAQCLLVWRLEDDGWRLLREHIELER